The following are encoded in a window of Amaranthus tricolor cultivar Red isolate AtriRed21 chromosome 2, ASM2621246v1, whole genome shotgun sequence genomic DNA:
- the LOC130801931 gene encoding TNF receptor-associated factor homolog 1b-like isoform X5, which yields MSASVTEDSAGGSSLEGLSSAQQCKTSEVAEWRSSDQVENEPKPVDLYGTHTWTIDDFPNINKRELRSKVFEVGGYKWYILIYPQGCDVCNHLSLFLCVANHDKLLPGWAHYAQFTIAVVNKDPKKSKFSDTLHRFWKKEHDWGWKKFMELSKVSEGFVDKNTLIIKAQVQVLRVRTDRPFRCLDCQYRRELVRVYLTNVEQICRRFVEEKRGNLGKLIEDKARWSSFCSFWLGMDQNTRHHMSREKKEMILKVVVKHFFIDKEVTSTLVMDSLYSGLKALEGQSKVNKGKGKLPEGEHTPSPVVRVEKDVFVLVDDILLLLERAAVEPLPPKDDKGPQNRTKDGGGGEEFHKDSIERDERRLTELGRRTVEIFVLGHIFSNKIEVAYQEAVALKRQEELIREEEAECLAESEKAKRNAGEKDKKSKKKQGKQKRNSRKGKDKLKDENSALIAQDRQLHEELSAEMKGLVESETVADKDDIMDYVSDVSESAECAVDMLQPDSEDREASPANWDTDTSEIHPTAEASGSEISSISTVQNGVTDRRNSSIMDDSSSTCSTDSAPSTVVNGAYRSKSFTNYKNQKSPSRGKHQQVRGTWTSEDHSVAHEADTRPSEPADTSSCIAVESNESVDAVTLLQDMTKWPELNAVKKEEDVVLFHKKPIKKSGKDHYDVVSTRKKVVASSYSSKSPLKNTTSFPSVQPNSNLKPSSHNDLVPKTSSNGQQQTDKATLHASSYTATVSKPDSTKFTVLNPTDKLVGQQAGGLSRPSSAPLVPGALPAASVVSMVQAACSSAPTLSRCVSAAGRLGPDPSSAAAHPYVPRSYRNVMLGNSFSTSYSGFSLSSPPANAMVNISTSFSQQSTLLQNSVMKPSIVSSCMSFTATQDEALGQPWMESPQRDVDRRLMYDSQSMRNDIPNFDLYQNMKSMPHELFPSESSAGTSGRQVQNTMDDGFPHLDIINYLFDDEQVTERTPHGNQVFQSLCNGSTLFNRNSSHPINTSLLSEASSLGRFDRSKTYPDDGLQQDYGAGSPFDSVREFISEGNPATPCMNGLIDSVGSNQWQLGADLSLLSTRSSGMDGYSYSILDPSSMACGVNRYNNFRSSNGH from the exons ATGTCTGCAAGTGTTACCGAGGATTCTGCTGGTGGAAGTTCGTTGGAGGGATTGTCGAGTGCACAACAATGCAAAACAAGTGAAGTTGCGGAGTGGAGGTCTTCCGACCAGGTTGAGAATG AGCCAAAACCAGTGGATCTTTATGGAACGCACACGTGGACGATTGATGACTTTCCAAATATCAACAAGAGAGAGCTTCGAAGTAAAGTATTTGAAGTTGGTGGCTACAAATG GTACATCTTAATCTACCCTCAAGGTTGTGATGTGTGCAATCATCTCTCTTTATTTCTTTGTGTTGCTAATCATGATAAGCTTCTTCCAG GGTGGGCTCATTATGCTCAATTCACTATTGCTGTGGTGAATAAAGATCCCAAAAAATCTAAATTTTCTG ACACATTGCATCGTTTTTGGAAAAAGGAGCATGATTGGGGGTGGAAAAAATTTATGGAGTTATCTAAAGTGTCCGAAGGTTTTGTGGATAAGAACACACTGATCATTAAAGCCCAAGTTCAAGTACTCAG GGTAAGAACAGATCGTCCATTTCGTTGCCTTGATTGCCAATATAGGAGAGAACTCGTCCGGGTTTATTTAACTAATGTAGAGCAAATCTGCCGGCGTTTTGTTGAAGAGAAAAGAGGGAATCTTGGAAAGCTGATAGAGGACAAAGCTAGGTGGTCAAG CTTTTGTTCGTTTTGGTTAGGAATGGATCAAAATACTCGACACCACATGTCGAGAGAGAAGAAAGAGATGATATTAAAAGTAGTAGTTAAGCATTTTTTCATAGATAAGGAAGTCACATCTACTTTAGTTATGGATTCGTTGTACAGTGGCTTGAAAGCGCTTGAAGGTCAAAGTAAAGTTAATAAAGGAAAAGGTAAATTGCCAGAGGGTGAACATACACCTTCCCCAGTTGTTCGAGTAGAGAAGGATGTATTTGTTTTGGTAGATGATATTTTATTGCTACTTGAGAGAGCTGCTGTGGAACCATTGCCACCTAAGGATGACAAGGGTCCTCAGAATCGCACAAAA GATGGAGGTGGCGGGGAGGAGTTCCACAAGGACTCAATTGAACGTGATGAAAGGCGTCTGACAGAATTAGGGCGAAGGACAGTGGAGATTTTCGTTCTTGGTCACATATTCAG CAACAAAATTGAAGTAGCCTACCAGGAAGCTGTTGCATTAAAGAGACAAGAGGAGCTCATTCGTGAAGAGGAAGCTGAGTGTCTGGCTGAAAGTGAGAAAGCAAAGCGCAATGCTGGCGAGAAGGAtaagaaatcaaagaaaaaacag GGAAAGCAGAAGAGAAATAGTCGCAAGGGAAAGGACAAGTTGAAGGATGAAAACTCTGCTCTCATAGCACAAGATAGACAGTTGCATGAAGAGCTGAGTGCTGAAATGAAAGGCCTGGTGGAGTCTGAAACTGTGGCTGATAAGGATGATATCATGGATTATGTGTCTGATGTCTCTGAATCTGCAGAATGTGCTGTAGATATGCTACAACCTGATTCAGAAGATAGAGAGGCGAGTCCTGCTAATTGGGACACAGACACATCAGAGATTCATCCCACTGCAGAAGCTAGTGGCAGTGAAATTAGCAGCATTTCTACTGTGCAGAATGGAGTCACAGATAGGAGGAATTCATCAATAATGGATGATAGCTCCTCTACTTGCTCTACAGATTCTGCTCCTTCCACTGTAGTAAATGGAGCTTACAGATCAAAATcctttacaaactataaaaaccAGAAATCACCATCAAG AGGGAAACACCAGCAAGTTAGGGGGACGTGGACATCTGAGGATCATAGTGTTGCACATGAGGCAGATACTCGGCCATCTGAACCTGCCGATACTTCTAGTTGCATTGCTGTTGAATCTAATGAGTCTGTGGATGCTGTCACTTTGTTGCAGGACATGACAAAGTGGCCAGAGCTGAATGCAGTTAAAAAA GAAGAAGATGTTGTGTTGTTCCATAAGAAGCCGATCAAGAAGAGTGGTAAGGACCATTATGATGTAGTATCAACTCGGAAAAAAGTAGTGGCATCATCGTACTCATCTAAGAGCCCTCTGAAAAATACCACCTCATTTCCATCAGTTCAGCCAAATTCTAATTTGAAGCCTAGCTCTCACAATGATCTGGTTCCAAAAACATCCTCAAATGGGCAACAACAAACTGATAAGGCAACATTGCATGCATCATCCTATACAGCAACCGTGTCAAAACCGGACTCCACAAAGTTTACAGTTTTGAATCCTACGGATAAACTTGTTGGACAGCAGGCTGGAGGATTGTCTAGGCCATCAAGTGCTCCTCTAGTTCCTGGAGCTTTGCCTGCTGCCTCAGTTGTTTCCATGGTGCAAGCCGCATGTTCGAGTGCTCCTACGTTGTCCCGTTGTGTTAGTGCTGCTGGTCGCTTGGGTCCTGACCCCTCCTCAGCAGCAGCCCATCCATATGTGCCGCGGTCTTATAGGAACGTCATGTTGGGTAATTCTTTCAGTACAAGCTATTCGGGTTTCTCACTTTCCTCTCCCCCAGCTAATGCAATGGTGAATATATCAACATCGTTCTCTCAGCAGTCTACTTTGTTGCAAAATTCTGTGATGAAACCCAGCATAGTCAGTTCATGCATGTCTTTTACTGCAACTCAGGATGAGGCTCTTGGCCAACCATGGATGGAGAGCCCCCAGAGAGATGTTGACAGAAGACTGATGTATGATTCTCAGTCAATGCGTAATGATATTCCAAACTTCGATTTGTATCAAAACATGAAGAGTATGCCTCATGAACTCTTCCCGTCAGAATCATCAGCTGGTACTTCTGGGCGTCAAGTTCAGAATACAATGGATGATGGGTTTCCCCACCTTGACATCATCAATTAtctttttgatgatgaacaggTTACTGAGAGGACTCCTCATGGGAACCAGGTTTTCCAGAGTCTTTGCAATGGTTCCACCCTTTTTAATCGGAACTCGAGTCACCCCATCAATACGAGCTTATTGAGTGAAGCAAGCTCTCTGGGAAGGTTTGATAGGTCAAAGACTTACCCTGATGATGGCCTACAACAGGATTATGGTGCTGGCAGTCCTTTTGATTCAGTAAGAGAGTTCATCTCTGAAGGTAATCCTGCTACGCCTTGCATGAATGGTCTGATTGATAGTGTAGGGTCAAACCAGTGGCAGTTGGGTGCTGATCTGTCCTTACTGAGCACGAGGAGTTCAGGGATGGATGGTTATTCGTATAGTATTCTTGATCCCTCTAGTATGGCATGTGGTGTGAATCGTTACAATAATTTCCGGTCATCAAATGGACACTGA
- the LOC130801931 gene encoding TNF receptor-associated factor homolog 1b-like isoform X4, with amino-acid sequence MSASVTEDSAGGSSLEGLSSAQQCKTSEVAEWRSSDQVENEPKPVDLYGTHTWTIDDFPNINKRELRSKVFEVGGYKWYILIYPQGCDVCNHLSLFLCVANHDKLLPGWAHYAQFTIAVVNKDPKKSKFSDTLHRFWKKEHDWGWKKFMELSKVSEGFVDKNTLIIKAQVQVLRVRTDRPFRCLDCQYRRELVRVYLTNVEQICRRFVEEKRGNLGKLIEDKARWSSFCSFWLGMDQNTRHHMSREKKEMILKVVVKHFFIDKEVTSTLVMDSLYSGLKALEGQSKVNKGKGKLPEGEHTPSPVVRVEKDVFVLVDDILLLLERAAVEPLPPKDDKGPQNRTKDGGGGEEFHKDSIERDERRLTELGRRTVEIFVLGHIFSNKIEVAYQEAVALKRQEELIREEEAECLAESEKAKRNAGEKDKKSKKKQGKQKRNSRKGKDKLKDENSALIAQDRQLHEELSAEMKGLVESETVADKDDIMDYVSDVSESAECAVDMLQPDSEDREASPANWDTDTSEIHPTAEASGSEISSISTVQNGVTDRRNSSIMDDSSSTCSTDSAPSTVVNGAYRSKSFTNYKNQKSPSRGKHQQVRGTWTSEDHSVAHEADTRPSEPADTSSCIAVESNESVDAVTLLQDMTKWPELNAVKKQEEDVVLFHKKPIKKSGKDHYDVVSTRKKVVASSYSSKSPLKNTTSFPSVQPNSNLKPSSHNDLVPKTSSNGQQQTDKATLHASSYTATVSKPDSTKFTVLNPTDKLVGQQAGGLSRPSSAPLVPGALPAASVVSMVQAACSSAPTLSRCVSAAGRLGPDPSSAAAHPYVPRSYRNVMLGNSFSTSYSGFSLSSPPANAMVNISTSFSQQSTLLQNSVMKPSIVSSCMSFTATQDEALGQPWMESPQRDVDRRLMYDSQSMRNDIPNFDLYQNMKSMPHELFPSESSAGTSGRQVQNTMDDGFPHLDIINYLFDDEQVTERTPHGNQVFQSLCNGSTLFNRNSSHPINTSLLSEASSLGRFDRSKTYPDDGLQQDYGAGSPFDSVREFISEGNPATPCMNGLIDSVGSNQWQLGADLSLLSTRSSGMDGYSYSILDPSSMACGVNRYNNFRSSNGH; translated from the exons ATGTCTGCAAGTGTTACCGAGGATTCTGCTGGTGGAAGTTCGTTGGAGGGATTGTCGAGTGCACAACAATGCAAAACAAGTGAAGTTGCGGAGTGGAGGTCTTCCGACCAGGTTGAGAATG AGCCAAAACCAGTGGATCTTTATGGAACGCACACGTGGACGATTGATGACTTTCCAAATATCAACAAGAGAGAGCTTCGAAGTAAAGTATTTGAAGTTGGTGGCTACAAATG GTACATCTTAATCTACCCTCAAGGTTGTGATGTGTGCAATCATCTCTCTTTATTTCTTTGTGTTGCTAATCATGATAAGCTTCTTCCAG GGTGGGCTCATTATGCTCAATTCACTATTGCTGTGGTGAATAAAGATCCCAAAAAATCTAAATTTTCTG ACACATTGCATCGTTTTTGGAAAAAGGAGCATGATTGGGGGTGGAAAAAATTTATGGAGTTATCTAAAGTGTCCGAAGGTTTTGTGGATAAGAACACACTGATCATTAAAGCCCAAGTTCAAGTACTCAG GGTAAGAACAGATCGTCCATTTCGTTGCCTTGATTGCCAATATAGGAGAGAACTCGTCCGGGTTTATTTAACTAATGTAGAGCAAATCTGCCGGCGTTTTGTTGAAGAGAAAAGAGGGAATCTTGGAAAGCTGATAGAGGACAAAGCTAGGTGGTCAAG CTTTTGTTCGTTTTGGTTAGGAATGGATCAAAATACTCGACACCACATGTCGAGAGAGAAGAAAGAGATGATATTAAAAGTAGTAGTTAAGCATTTTTTCATAGATAAGGAAGTCACATCTACTTTAGTTATGGATTCGTTGTACAGTGGCTTGAAAGCGCTTGAAGGTCAAAGTAAAGTTAATAAAGGAAAAGGTAAATTGCCAGAGGGTGAACATACACCTTCCCCAGTTGTTCGAGTAGAGAAGGATGTATTTGTTTTGGTAGATGATATTTTATTGCTACTTGAGAGAGCTGCTGTGGAACCATTGCCACCTAAGGATGACAAGGGTCCTCAGAATCGCACAAAA GATGGAGGTGGCGGGGAGGAGTTCCACAAGGACTCAATTGAACGTGATGAAAGGCGTCTGACAGAATTAGGGCGAAGGACAGTGGAGATTTTCGTTCTTGGTCACATATTCAG CAACAAAATTGAAGTAGCCTACCAGGAAGCTGTTGCATTAAAGAGACAAGAGGAGCTCATTCGTGAAGAGGAAGCTGAGTGTCTGGCTGAAAGTGAGAAAGCAAAGCGCAATGCTGGCGAGAAGGAtaagaaatcaaagaaaaaacag GGAAAGCAGAAGAGAAATAGTCGCAAGGGAAAGGACAAGTTGAAGGATGAAAACTCTGCTCTCATAGCACAAGATAGACAGTTGCATGAAGAGCTGAGTGCTGAAATGAAAGGCCTGGTGGAGTCTGAAACTGTGGCTGATAAGGATGATATCATGGATTATGTGTCTGATGTCTCTGAATCTGCAGAATGTGCTGTAGATATGCTACAACCTGATTCAGAAGATAGAGAGGCGAGTCCTGCTAATTGGGACACAGACACATCAGAGATTCATCCCACTGCAGAAGCTAGTGGCAGTGAAATTAGCAGCATTTCTACTGTGCAGAATGGAGTCACAGATAGGAGGAATTCATCAATAATGGATGATAGCTCCTCTACTTGCTCTACAGATTCTGCTCCTTCCACTGTAGTAAATGGAGCTTACAGATCAAAATcctttacaaactataaaaaccAGAAATCACCATCAAG AGGGAAACACCAGCAAGTTAGGGGGACGTGGACATCTGAGGATCATAGTGTTGCACATGAGGCAGATACTCGGCCATCTGAACCTGCCGATACTTCTAGTTGCATTGCTGTTGAATCTAATGAGTCTGTGGATGCTGTCACTTTGTTGCAGGACATGACAAAGTGGCCAGAGCTGAATGCAGTTAAAAAA CAGGAAGAAGATGTTGTGTTGTTCCATAAGAAGCCGATCAAGAAGAGTGGTAAGGACCATTATGATGTAGTATCAACTCGGAAAAAAGTAGTGGCATCATCGTACTCATCTAAGAGCCCTCTGAAAAATACCACCTCATTTCCATCAGTTCAGCCAAATTCTAATTTGAAGCCTAGCTCTCACAATGATCTGGTTCCAAAAACATCCTCAAATGGGCAACAACAAACTGATAAGGCAACATTGCATGCATCATCCTATACAGCAACCGTGTCAAAACCGGACTCCACAAAGTTTACAGTTTTGAATCCTACGGATAAACTTGTTGGACAGCAGGCTGGAGGATTGTCTAGGCCATCAAGTGCTCCTCTAGTTCCTGGAGCTTTGCCTGCTGCCTCAGTTGTTTCCATGGTGCAAGCCGCATGTTCGAGTGCTCCTACGTTGTCCCGTTGTGTTAGTGCTGCTGGTCGCTTGGGTCCTGACCCCTCCTCAGCAGCAGCCCATCCATATGTGCCGCGGTCTTATAGGAACGTCATGTTGGGTAATTCTTTCAGTACAAGCTATTCGGGTTTCTCACTTTCCTCTCCCCCAGCTAATGCAATGGTGAATATATCAACATCGTTCTCTCAGCAGTCTACTTTGTTGCAAAATTCTGTGATGAAACCCAGCATAGTCAGTTCATGCATGTCTTTTACTGCAACTCAGGATGAGGCTCTTGGCCAACCATGGATGGAGAGCCCCCAGAGAGATGTTGACAGAAGACTGATGTATGATTCTCAGTCAATGCGTAATGATATTCCAAACTTCGATTTGTATCAAAACATGAAGAGTATGCCTCATGAACTCTTCCCGTCAGAATCATCAGCTGGTACTTCTGGGCGTCAAGTTCAGAATACAATGGATGATGGGTTTCCCCACCTTGACATCATCAATTAtctttttgatgatgaacaggTTACTGAGAGGACTCCTCATGGGAACCAGGTTTTCCAGAGTCTTTGCAATGGTTCCACCCTTTTTAATCGGAACTCGAGTCACCCCATCAATACGAGCTTATTGAGTGAAGCAAGCTCTCTGGGAAGGTTTGATAGGTCAAAGACTTACCCTGATGATGGCCTACAACAGGATTATGGTGCTGGCAGTCCTTTTGATTCAGTAAGAGAGTTCATCTCTGAAGGTAATCCTGCTACGCCTTGCATGAATGGTCTGATTGATAGTGTAGGGTCAAACCAGTGGCAGTTGGGTGCTGATCTGTCCTTACTGAGCACGAGGAGTTCAGGGATGGATGGTTATTCGTATAGTATTCTTGATCCCTCTAGTATGGCATGTGGTGTGAATCGTTACAATAATTTCCGGTCATCAAATGGACACTGA